The Candidatus Brocadiaceae bacterium genome has a segment encoding these proteins:
- a CDS encoding PhoPQ-activated pathogenicity-related family protein produces the protein MSLSSPASKALQHYIEQDDPTFSWSIREEHFHEHISNHELLLTSQTWRGIVWTHHLSIIIPKKMNNSQFSLLFVTGGTNENGHPQWSDDKHDIIRVMGQIAKVTGSPVTILRQIPNQPLYNDLVEDALIAFTFNQFLKSKEETWPILFPMVKSVVRTMDTIETFCLNVLGKTVNNFVVSGASKRGWTTWLTGAVDKRVKAIAPMVFEVINMEVQLKYQIETWGTYSEEILDYVSMDIQKKLNTDNALTLRMMVDPYEYRNLLTVPKLIFIGTNDPYWPIDAIKHYFNDIPGNNSVHYVPNAGHELGDGKQVAQALGAFFATCMTNGRHPELKWSLSEGVGSVIIAISGCESTQGARLWTATSANLDFRTAQWSGSLCNEDKAPSFIVNTALPAKGFKAFYVDCIYPGLFEGTYSKSTRMFIADKNGIID, from the coding sequence ATGAGCCTCTCTTCTCCTGCAAGCAAAGCATTACAACACTATATCGAACAAGATGATCCCACATTTTCCTGGTCAATAAGAGAAGAACATTTCCATGAACATATTTCCAACCATGAGTTACTCCTCACATCTCAAACCTGGAGAGGCATTGTCTGGACTCATCACCTGAGTATCATCATTCCAAAAAAAATGAATAACAGCCAGTTCTCACTGCTCTTTGTCACCGGAGGAACGAATGAAAATGGACACCCCCAGTGGTCTGATGATAAACATGATATTATTCGAGTGATGGGTCAGATCGCAAAGGTGACCGGCTCACCGGTTACAATACTGCGGCAGATTCCCAACCAACCACTGTATAATGACCTCGTTGAAGATGCATTGATCGCCTTTACCTTCAATCAATTCCTTAAATCAAAAGAAGAAACATGGCCCATTCTTTTTCCCATGGTCAAAAGCGTGGTGAGAACAATGGATACTATCGAAACATTCTGTCTGAACGTTTTAGGAAAAACGGTCAACAACTTTGTTGTTTCCGGCGCATCCAAACGGGGTTGGACAACATGGCTCACGGGAGCAGTCGACAAAAGAGTAAAGGCGATCGCACCCATGGTATTTGAAGTAATTAATATGGAAGTCCAGTTGAAATATCAGATTGAAACCTGGGGTACATATAGCGAGGAAATTCTGGATTACGTCAGCATGGATATCCAGAAAAAATTGAATACGGATAATGCCCTGACGTTAAGAATGATGGTTGACCCTTATGAGTATCGCAATTTACTCACTGTTCCGAAGTTAATATTTATTGGCACTAACGATCCTTATTGGCCTATCGATGCTATTAAGCATTATTTTAATGATATTCCCGGAAATAATTCTGTCCATTATGTACCAAATGCAGGACATGAGCTTGGTGATGGCAAACAGGTAGCACAAGCGCTGGGCGCATTTTTTGCCACCTGTATGACAAACGGAAGGCATCCGGAATTGAAATGGTCGTTATCAGAAGGAGTTGGTTCTGTAATAATAGCAATATCAGGATGTGAATCTACTCAAGGAGCAAGACTATGGACGGCAACATCTGCCAATCTTGATTTTCGTACTGCTCAATGGTCAGGCTCGCTCTGCAATGAAGACAAAGCCCCAAGTTTTATCGTAAACACAGCGCTCCCGGCAAAAGGTTTTAAGGCTTTTTATGTTGATTGTATATATCCAGGTCTGTTTGAGGGTACTTACTCGAAAAGCACCCGAATGTTCATCGCTGATAAAAATGGGATTATCGATTAA
- a CDS encoding universal stress protein, protein MKHIVVTTDFSPAAEPAFDYAKKQARLIGKEQCKITLLTVIDDVAPANITFEYGLAIANKRGIVEKLEKQATEKMKELLRTHFSDYFVESVVLKPQEPVYQEIVEFAKYHDADLIVMSTHGRTGIKHFLLGSVAERVIRQSSCPVMVVPVKSVTEQS, encoded by the coding sequence ATGAAGCATATTGTTGTTACGACCGATTTTTCACCAGCGGCAGAACCTGCATTTGATTATGCAAAGAAACAGGCGCGGCTCATCGGAAAAGAACAATGCAAGATTACTCTTTTAACGGTAATTGACGATGTCGCCCCGGCAAACATTACCTTTGAGTATGGATTGGCGATTGCCAACAAAAGGGGAATAGTGGAAAAACTTGAAAAACAGGCCACAGAAAAAATGAAAGAATTACTAAGAACACATTTTTCTGATTATTTCGTAGAATCGGTCGTCCTGAAGCCGCAAGAACCGGTATATCAGGAAATAGTGGAATTTGCAAAATATCATGATGCAGATCTTATCGTGATGTCAACGCATGGCCGTACCGGAATAAAACACTTTTTGTTAGGGAGTGTTGCAGAACGGGTGATACGACAGTCTTCATGCCCTGTTATGGTAGTCCCTGTGAAATCAGTAACAGAGCAGAGCTAA
- the glgA gene encoding glycogen synthase GlgA: MKVVYLASEVVPFAKTGGLADVAGTLPKSLQKSGVDIAVFMPLYKMVKEGRHSLTKMNIRYKVKIGDTLKPGGVYKGFLPDTQVPVYFLENEQYFDRTGLYTYPGTTREYEDNCERFIYFTKGVLEVIEKLGMYPEIVHCNDWHTGLVPVYLKTTYAGKECFKHTKTIMTIHNLSYQGLFPPWYMNIAGLNWGLFNWKELEFYGNLNFLKGGIVFSDLITTVSRVYAQEIQTAEYGVGLEGVLRERARDLYGIINGIDYAEWNPETDKFIVANYGINDLTGKQICKRVLQRKYSLPERDVPLIGIVSRLTNQKGLDVIAEKFNDLMKLNIQFVLLGTGEPKYHEVFQSYSKIYQKKAAVTFTFDERLAHEIEAGSDMFLMPSHFEPCGLSQLYSLKYGTVPIVRSTGGLADTIIDYRSGDIENGRVNGFLFKGDGDILLATIIRAIDIFKNKKQWLRIMKNGMSQDWSLEKSAKEYHRLYKDLVKAA, encoded by the coding sequence GTGAAAGTTGTTTATTTGGCATCTGAGGTTGTGCCATTTGCAAAAACGGGAGGTTTGGCAGATGTAGCAGGGACTCTGCCAAAAAGTTTGCAAAAATCAGGTGTGGATATAGCCGTGTTTATGCCTTTGTATAAAATGGTAAAGGAAGGGCGCCATTCCCTGACTAAAATGAATATTCGCTATAAGGTTAAAATTGGTGATACGCTCAAGCCAGGTGGTGTATACAAGGGCTTTCTTCCTGATACGCAGGTACCTGTGTATTTTTTGGAGAATGAACAATACTTTGATAGAACGGGTTTATATACATACCCCGGTACAACAAGAGAGTATGAGGACAATTGTGAGCGTTTTATTTATTTTACAAAGGGTGTTTTGGAAGTTATTGAGAAGCTTGGGATGTACCCAGAAATAGTGCATTGTAATGACTGGCATACTGGGCTTGTTCCTGTGTATTTAAAAACGACCTATGCAGGGAAGGAATGTTTTAAGCATACAAAAACTATTATGACCATTCACAATCTGTCGTATCAGGGTTTGTTCCCGCCTTGGTATATGAATATAGCAGGTTTGAATTGGGGTCTTTTTAATTGGAAAGAGTTAGAATTTTATGGAAATCTCAATTTTTTAAAAGGTGGCATTGTCTTTAGCGATCTTATTACGACGGTAAGCAGGGTTTATGCTCAGGAGATTCAAACAGCGGAATATGGAGTTGGTTTAGAAGGAGTATTAAGGGAGAGGGCGAGAGATCTTTATGGGATTATTAATGGGATCGATTATGCTGAATGGAATCCTGAAACCGATAAATTTATAGTAGCCAATTACGGAATAAACGATCTTACGGGAAAACAGATTTGTAAAAGGGTACTCCAAAGAAAATATAGTCTTCCGGAACGGGATGTTCCTTTAATTGGAATTGTCTCGCGTTTAACGAATCAGAAAGGTTTAGATGTAATTGCCGAGAAATTCAATGATTTGATGAAGCTTAATATACAGTTTGTTTTGTTGGGGACTGGTGAACCGAAATATCATGAAGTATTTCAAAGTTACTCAAAAATATATCAAAAGAAAGCAGCAGTTACATTTACCTTTGATGAACGTTTGGCGCATGAGATTGAGGCTGGTTCAGATATGTTTTTAATGCCATCACACTTTGAACCTTGCGGATTAAGCCAATTGTATAGCTTAAAGTACGGAACGGTTCCTATTGTAAGAAGTACCGGGGGCCTTGCGGATACCATTATTGATTATCGGTCTGGAGATATTGAAAATGGCAGGGTTAATGGATTTTTGTTTAAAGGGGATGGTGATATTTTGCTCGCAACCATCATAAGGGCTATAGATATATTTAAGAACAAGAAACAATGGTTAAGGATTATGAAAAATGGTATGTCGCAGGATTGGTCGTTGGAAAAGAGTGCAAAAGAATACCACAGACTCTATAAAGATCTTGTTAAAGCTGCCTGA
- the galT gene encoding galactose-1-phosphate uridylyltransferase, which produces MPELRKDPVSGRWVIIATERAMRPNDFISNPHPIKKGGGFCPFCEGNEEKTPPEIMAYRDKDTKADTKGWRTRVVPNKFPVLRVEGDLNKRGEGVYDSMNGIGAHEVIIENPKHIVSLTELENKQVEEVLSTYRDRLVDLKKDERFIYGLLFKNVGAIAGASLEHSHSQLIVTPIVPISVMQEMNACEEFYKYRGRCLFCDIVRQEIKEGTRIVLEDDTFVVFTPYASHFPFEIWVLPKAHSSQFENLQDREISELARVLRTTLLKLEIVLEFPAYNYVIHTTPFVYDEIEQYHWHIEIIPRLTKIAGFEWGSGFYINTMTPENAAEYLRNADRELK; this is translated from the coding sequence ATGCCTGAGCTTAGAAAGGACCCTGTTTCCGGCCGCTGGGTGATTATTGCGACTGAAAGAGCGATGCGACCGAATGATTTCATTTCAAATCCACATCCTATTAAAAAAGGGGGAGGGTTTTGCCCTTTTTGTGAGGGGAATGAAGAGAAAACACCACCAGAAATTATGGCTTATAGAGATAAAGATACGAAAGCTGATACGAAAGGGTGGCGAACAAGGGTGGTTCCCAATAAATTTCCTGTATTAAGAGTAGAGGGTGATTTAAACAAGCGCGGGGAAGGTGTCTACGATTCGATGAATGGTATTGGAGCGCATGAAGTGATTATCGAAAATCCGAAACATATTGTTTCCTTAACCGAATTGGAGAATAAACAGGTTGAGGAAGTGTTGTCGACATATAGAGACAGACTCGTTGATTTAAAAAAAGACGAACGTTTTATCTACGGGTTACTTTTCAAAAACGTTGGCGCTATTGCCGGGGCTTCATTGGAACATTCACATTCACAATTAATTGTAACACCTATTGTACCAATATCGGTAATGCAGGAAATGAATGCATGTGAAGAGTTTTATAAATATCGGGGTCGTTGTCTGTTTTGCGATATAGTTCGCCAAGAGATAAAAGAAGGAACACGGATAGTGTTGGAGGATGACACTTTTGTTGTATTTACTCCTTATGCATCTCATTTTCCTTTCGAAATATGGGTTTTACCAAAGGCGCATTCCTCGCAGTTTGAAAATTTGCAAGATAGAGAGATAAGCGAGTTGGCACGGGTCTTACGAACGACACTCCTTAAGCTTGAAATTGTATTAGAATTTCCCGCGTACAATTATGTTATTCATACTACTCCATTTGTTTATGACGAGATTGAACAGTATCACTGGCACATAGAAATTATTCCTCGTTTAACTAAGATTGCAGGTTTTGAGTGGGGAAGTGGTTTTTACATAAATACGATGACCCCGGAAAATGCTGCAGAATATTTAAGAAATGCTGATAGAGAGTTGAAATAA
- a CDS encoding DUF1573 domain-containing protein, whose product MKKYKIIFIVFLTGLMLKNIQIVFAEEKKTEINVEKPKIKFEEISYDFGEIYTDETVKHVFKFKNIGNGELIIEKVKSSCGCTAALISKKTLKKGEEGEVDVTYRSGKYPGKANKTISVYSNDPENIIKKLTIKGNIIEEVTVEPKKINFGVIRKGEESTKELIIESIPGKEINIMKLESPNPYVKITPFNGAKHRQSYHITVSKEDVIGRFNGVIFIYTNSDKQKKIDIPFFGEIAGDITFYPKRLFFLANLKDKHVVKKTVILTFINKDVKIKKIEIDPDVMDYTISELNEKTKKIEVKIDRVNTTGKMTGSLNIYTNSSMQPVINIPVYSTIKG is encoded by the coding sequence ATGAAAAAATATAAAATAATTTTCATTGTGTTCTTAACAGGTCTAATGCTCAAAAATATTCAGATAGTATTTGCTGAAGAAAAAAAAACTGAGATAAACGTTGAAAAACCGAAAATAAAATTTGAAGAGATATCTTATGATTTTGGAGAAATATATACAGATGAAACGGTTAAGCATGTGTTTAAGTTTAAAAATATAGGTAATGGTGAGCTTATTATTGAAAAAGTTAAATCATCTTGTGGGTGTACTGCCGCATTGATATCAAAAAAGACATTAAAAAAAGGTGAGGAGGGAGAAGTTGATGTTACCTACCGTTCAGGAAAGTATCCAGGCAAGGCAAATAAAACGATATCTGTATATTCCAACGATCCTGAAAACATAATAAAAAAATTAACAATTAAAGGCAATATTATTGAAGAAGTAACTGTTGAACCAAAAAAAATTAATTTTGGTGTTATTAGAAAAGGGGAAGAGAGTACTAAAGAATTAATTATAGAATCAATACCGGGAAAAGAAATAAATATAATGAAGCTAGAGTCTCCGAATCCCTATGTAAAAATTACCCCTTTTAATGGCGCCAAGCATAGACAAAGTTATCATATTACCGTATCAAAGGAAGATGTCATTGGGCGGTTTAATGGTGTTATTTTCATTTATACAAACAGTGACAAACAAAAAAAAATAGATATTCCTTTTTTCGGTGAGATAGCAGGGGACATTACTTTTTATCCTAAACGATTGTTTTTTCTTGCCAATTTAAAGGATAAACATGTGGTAAAAAAGACAGTGATACTTACTTTTATAAATAAAGATGTAAAAATAAAAAAAATTGAGATTGATCCAGATGTGATGGATTATACCATTTCAGAGTTAAATGAAAAGACTAAAAAAATAGAAGTAAAAATAGACAGGGTCAACACAACGGGAAAAATGACGGGGAGTTTAAACATATACACAAATAGTAGTATGCAACCTGTGATTAATATACCGGTTTATAGTACGATAAAGGGATAA
- a CDS encoding heme transporter CcmC, with translation MKKGMIQLGLIAALGVSGVMAAGEVMGGEPRVVSTIQTGPEWEPLGRSEPLVVPEVHFRVKHAPFKSRLVRYGQFQFNDASWGLQGEYACASCHYERGQTTGLIWDLGDEGWGSWKNTKYIRGGRYLPPFRHEGFTGHPDEIVGATSSLDRVCGRDPGFVFRSENFSEERLEALICYIRALEFTGSPFRNEDGSLSEAQQRGEEIFNDPEVGCAECHPGDSSDPRALYSDAQTHDVGTGRVGVKGFRSTPGKVFNLKALEAGEDPYGEESDTPIIGLDLVKEFDTPTLRDIYASGTYFHDGSARTLMDTINNTVTEKDMHGRTSHLTQQQLNDLVEFMKAL, from the coding sequence ATGAAGAAGGGAATGATACAGTTAGGATTGATAGCGGCCCTTGGGGTGTCAGGAGTGATGGCTGCCGGTGAGGTGATGGGTGGAGAGCCGAGGGTAGTCTCGACGATACAGACGGGTCCTGAGTGGGAGCCGCTTGGGAGGTCTGAGCCGTTGGTGGTGCCGGAAGTGCATTTTCGGGTAAAGCATGCGCCGTTTAAGAGTCGGTTGGTGCGTTACGGTCAGTTTCAGTTTAATGATGCGTCGTGGGGTCTTCAGGGGGAGTATGCCTGCGCGAGTTGTCATTACGAGAGGGGTCAGACGACGGGTTTGATCTGGGATTTGGGAGACGAAGGCTGGGGTAGCTGGAAGAACACGAAGTATATTCGTGGCGGAAGGTATCTGCCTCCGTTCAGGCACGAGGGTTTCACGGGGCATCCTGATGAGATCGTAGGGGCGACCAGTTCTCTGGACAGGGTATGTGGAAGGGACCCTGGGTTTGTGTTCAGGAGTGAGAATTTTTCTGAGGAGAGGTTGGAGGCGTTGATTTGTTACATTCGTGCGCTTGAGTTTACGGGAAGCCCGTTCAGGAATGAGGATGGGAGCTTATCCGAGGCGCAGCAGAGGGGTGAGGAGATATTTAACGACCCTGAGGTGGGATGCGCGGAGTGTCATCCTGGGGATTCATCAGATCCGCGGGCATTGTACAGTGACGCGCAGACTCATGATGTGGGAACAGGCCGGGTAGGGGTGAAGGGTTTCAGGTCAACCCCTGGGAAGGTATTTAATCTTAAGGCGTTGGAGGCCGGAGAGGATCCATACGGTGAGGAGAGCGACACGCCGATTATTGGTCTTGATTTGGTGAAGGAGTTTGATACGCCGACGTTGAGGGACATCTATGCATCCGGAACGTATTTCCATGATGGAAGCGCGCGGACGCTGATGGATACGATCAACAACACGGTGACCGAGAAGGACATGCATGGCAGGACTTCGCATTTAACCCAGCAGCAGTTGAATGATCTCGTGGAGTTCATGAAGGCGTTATAA
- a CDS encoding sigma-54 dependent transcriptional regulator, which yields MTYRVLIADDEERMQRVLAMGFKEMEDVKVVTGSDPVTVLHLLEKECFHLLITDLKVPGKGRLEFLREIKDRVPDIPIIVLTAYGSVGSAIDIMKEGVFDYLVAPIEDHVFKMAVERALKMSSLATENRYLRQALESQYNFKNIIGNSSGIVEALRLVGEVAKTDSTVLITGESGTGKELIAHAIHYNSNRACGPLVILNCAAIPENLLESELFGYEKGAFTGAEKIKKGRFELAAGGSFFLDEISEMSPIVQAKVLRVIEAKETVRLGGTETYKVDVRIICATNKNLESMVKVGKFREDLYYRIDVFPITLSSLRERREDIIPLAKHFLKRFAMNMGKPSVSLSKEVEKLLTLHKWEGNIRELQNVIERAVILCKGNIIAKEHLPVLIAKGSAFIEKDVRQLPENSVHFDIPPHGLSLDALERQLVTQALQKSKNNITKAAKLLGLTRGTFRYRLQKFGLSN from the coding sequence ATGACATACAGGGTTTTAATAGCCGATGATGAGGAGCGGATGCAGCGAGTGCTCGCTATGGGTTTTAAAGAAATGGAAGATGTAAAAGTGGTTACGGGATCCGATCCCGTAACCGTTTTGCATCTCTTAGAGAAGGAGTGTTTTCACCTTTTAATTACTGATTTGAAAGTTCCTGGGAAGGGAAGGCTTGAATTTTTAAGAGAAATAAAAGATAGGGTGCCGGATATTCCTATTATAGTTCTTACTGCCTATGGTTCTGTTGGCTCTGCTATTGATATTATGAAAGAAGGAGTTTTTGATTATCTTGTTGCTCCCATAGAAGACCATGTGTTTAAAATGGCTGTTGAAAGGGCATTGAAAATGAGCTCTTTAGCGACAGAAAACAGATACCTCAGGCAGGCCCTTGAATCTCAATATAATTTTAAAAATATTATTGGGAATTCCTCTGGGATAGTGGAAGCTTTGAGGCTGGTAGGTGAGGTAGCGAAGACTGATTCAACTGTTTTGATCACCGGTGAGAGTGGAACGGGGAAGGAATTGATTGCACATGCTATCCATTACAATAGCAATAGAGCATGTGGGCCTCTTGTCATTTTGAATTGCGCTGCGATACCTGAGAATTTGCTGGAAAGTGAATTGTTTGGGTATGAAAAAGGGGCTTTTACTGGTGCAGAAAAAATAAAAAAAGGACGTTTCGAGTTGGCTGCCGGAGGAAGTTTTTTTTTGGATGAAATATCCGAAATGAGCCCTATTGTCCAGGCAAAGGTTTTAAGAGTAATTGAGGCAAAAGAAACTGTGCGTCTTGGTGGCACAGAAACTTATAAGGTTGATGTGAGAATTATCTGTGCCACAAATAAAAATCTTGAGAGTATGGTTAAAGTAGGGAAATTTAGAGAGGACTTGTATTACAGAATAGATGTTTTTCCTATAACCTTATCGTCATTAAGAGAAAGACGTGAAGATATCATTCCACTAGCGAAGCATTTCTTGAAGCGTTTTGCCATGAATATGGGGAAACCTTCTGTGTCCCTTTCAAAAGAAGTTGAAAAATTATTAACACTGCATAAATGGGAAGGTAATATCAGGGAGTTGCAAAATGTCATCGAACGTGCGGTTATTTTGTGTAAAGGCAACATTATTGCAAAAGAACATTTGCCCGTTTTGATAGCGAAAGGGTCTGCCTTTATTGAAAAAGATGTAAGGCAACTTCCTGAGAATTCTGTGCATTTTGATATACCTCCTCATGGTTTATCCTTAGATGCATTAGAAAGGCAATTAGTCACACAGGCACTTCAAAAAAGTAAGAACAATATCACGAAGGCCGCAAAATTGCTTGGGCTAACAAGAGGTACTTTTCGTTATAGATTACAGAAGTTTGGTTTATCAAACTAA